The genomic window AGCGTTTGAATTGCAAAATTACGGACTTGCATCTGCTATGGGTGTAATATTGGCAGTGATAGTAGTGATAATATCTGTAATACAATACAAATACCTATCTACTGATGTGGAATATTAAGGAGGGAGGAGCAGAATGAAAGATTATGATGTTGTCGGAAGAAAAAAAGGAGTTTCAGCAGGACATGTAGTAGCTGTTATAGTGATATGCTTGTTCGCAGCGTTTTTCCTGTTCCCATTCTATTGGATGATAACAGGTTCGTTCAAGCCAATGGCATCAGTAACTGCATCATCCCTGGAGATATTCCCGTCTACACTATCTACAATGAACTGGGAAAAGCTGTTTAAGTACCCTGCATTCAAATGGCTGTTCAACAGTATGTTTACAGCATTTGGAACAATGGTGCTTGTATGTTTTACATCTGCGATGGCAGGCTATTCGCTGGCCAAAAAGCAATATCCCGGTAGAGAAGCATTGTTCTGGCTGTTCGTAGGAATGATGACTCTTCCCAGACAGGTGCTATTGGTTCCGCTTTTTACAATGGTATCAAAATGGGGTTGGTTGGATAGTTTTGAAGGTTTGATATTTCCTGCAGTAGGTTGGCCTTTTGGGGTATTCCTAATGAAACAGTTTAGCCAGACATTGCCTACTGAGCTGTTGGAAGCAGCCAAGATAGACGGATGTTCAGAGTTTAGGACATTTTGGGACATAGTATTGCCACTGGTAAAGCCAGGAATGGGCGCACTGGCAATATTCACATTCATGACTAGTTGGAACGATTATTTTTGGCAATTAGTATTGATCCAGAGCACCCCCATGAAGACACTTCCTTTAGGAGTTGCTGGACTGCAGATGGAATGGGGTACTGACTATGGACTGCTTATGGCAGGAGGAACAGCATCTTCCCTGCCCATGATTGTAGTATTCCTTGCATTCCAGAAATACTTTACAAAGGGTATAACTCTTGGGGCAGTCAAAGGATGATTTATATATATTAAAATCCGATAGCAGAAAGGTTATCGGATTTTTTTATGCATAACGTTTCTATTGAATACTGTGGAAAACAGATAAAAATATATTATTTTTGTCTGTTTAGGTCATCTTTAGCTAGCCTTTCAGAATAGATATTAATTAGATATTTAATCTGGGAGGTGTTTATATTGGACTTTTCTTTGACAATAAGCTATATTATTCCTGTCATGATAGCTTTAGCAAAAGTAGCTCAGATGTTAGGAGTACCTAAAAAATTTATTCCTGTATTTAATATTGTTTCAGGCATAATCCTAAGTGTTTTTTATTTGAATCCACTGAACATCAAGACCGGAATATTGGAAGGTATTATAGCAGGACTATCCGCATCAGGTCTGTATTCGGGGGTTAAAAATACTATTCAAGGTGTGAGAGAGCAAAGAAGTATTTTGTGACCGAAATAATATTGAAATTCTATAGGATAGAGATTAGTGCCTAATGAGGAGGGGATGTTAATTTAAACGTCCCCGAGACACATTATGAGTTATTTTTTTGGATATCAATGCTACCACTGCCGCTTTCAAAATATCCCCCGGCAGAAATATTACATTGATTTTTACTGCTGAAAGAAAGGTTATATCTGTGCCATTAACATGTTTTAATATAATATATAAATAGGGTACTCCTAATAAATAACAAGCTAGTATTCCGGACAAGCAGATAAGGAATGTATTATAAAAACTGCTATTATTATTTAGATATTTTGATGATAATACGCTTACTATATAAGATGCAATGACAAAACCTATCATGAATCCGAAAGAGGGCTGTAAAACATAGCTTATACCTCCACCTTTTTCAAATATAGGAATACCTAATAGACCTATAAAGATATAAAGTATCTGCGAAAATGCTGCATGCTTAGGTGGCAACAACATTCCGGAAAGGATAACAAAAAATAACTGAAGTGTTATTGAAACCGGGTACATGGGGATTTTTATAAATGCACCCACCGCTGTTAAAGCTGAAAAAAATGCAATAAGGATCATATCTCTTGTTTTTATGCCCATTAGCTCTACCTCCTATGTGTCATTTAAATGATTATTTAATATTTCCTAATAAAGTATAATTCAACGGCACAGGATTGTCAACTAGTAAAACATAAAAGGTTTACAATAAGCCTGTTGACAAATCTGTCTTTATCGACTAGAATTGAATAGGCAACTTAATAAGCAGTAAATACGCTGGGGGGGCTTAACCGCTGAGAAGGTGATATATTACCGACCCTTGGAACCTGTTAGATAATTCTAACGAAGGGAAGCGTATAATGTGAAACAACATTATGCGCAAGCAAAGAAAAGCTTGCGATTTTTATTTCCCCCTAATTGCGTGACTTAATGAGAGGGGGTGTATTTATGTCTGCTTCGGATTATTTAAAGTCTGTATTTGAAAAGTTTTCTGAATTAAAACCAGTTACAATCACCATACTTGCAGTATTTGTTTTGGCTTTTATTATTTATATTATTTCACCTAAAAAAGAAGCTAAAGGATATAATACTAAAATGATAGTCTATGCAGGTCTGTGTATAGCTATCTCATTTGTATTATCTTATTTAAGGCTTTACAGATGGCCACAAGGTGGTTCTATAACACCTGCAAGTATGTTGCCCTTGTTTGTGTTTGCTTACTTTTTTGGAGCTAAGGCTGGAATAACTGCAGGTGCCGCATATGGGCTTCTTCAACTTATCCAGGATCCATATATAGTGCACTGGGCACAGGTTTTTTTGGATTATCCTTTAGCGTTTGCAGCTTTAGGCATTGCAGGTTATTTTAAAAATAATTTGCAACTGGGTATAATTGTAGGAGGGTTTTCAAGGTTTTTCTTTTCATTTTTATCAGGTGTAATATTTTTCGGTGAGTACGCACCTGAAGGGATGAATGTGATATTATACTCAATACTTGTAAATTTACTTATTATTGGGACTGAAACAGTTATATGCTTGATAGTATCACTTATACCACAGGTTAATTCCATGTTTAAAAACTTGAAGAGCGAAATATAACATTAAAAAAACAGGATTATTTTTAATCCTGTTTTTTTATGCATAAGAGTTGTAGAATATTATATAATACAGATTATATATTTGTATTTATATAATAAAATATATTAAAGCAGGTGATTGGAAAATGATTTTGGATGAAATTATTGAAAGGTATAGGCAGGATATCATAGATCATACTGTTGAGCTTGTAAAGATAAAAAGTGTATTGGCAGATGCACAACCGAACATGCCTTTCGGGGAAGGGATTAATGACGCTCTTCAATATGTATTGAATTTAGGCAGCAAATTAGGTTTTAAGGCAGTAAACTTGGATGGTTATGCAGGCTATATAGAATATGGAAAGGGAAGCGATTTGATAGGTATATTAGTACATTTAGATGTAGTGCCTGAAGGAAAGGGATGGACATTTCCACCGTTTGGAGCAACTATTCACAAGAATAGGATATATGGAAGAGGGGCAATAGATGATAAATCACCGGCTATTGCATCTATTTTTGCATTGAAGGCATTGATGGAGTCAGGTCAAGATATAGATAAGAGGATAAGAATTATCTTTGGAACTAATGAGGAAAATGATTGGGAAGGGATCAATTATTATATCGAAAACGAGGAGATACCATCCTGTGCTATCGTGCCTGATGGGGATTTTCCGGTTATAAATGCCGAAAAAGGCATATTGAGCGTACGGCTTTCTGCCAGGGAAAAAACAATTTTTGATACTGAAATTATTAAGAGCATAAATATAAAGGGCGGAACAAGGGATAATATGGTTCCCGACTTTTGTAAATGTGAGATAGAAATGATGAAAGACTGCCATGTTGAACAATTATTACATAAGTTCGATTTATTTATAGAACAGACTGGATATGATATGAAATTTGAAAGGGATGATAACAAAGCAGCGATTATTTCCCATGGTATTTCAGCTCATGCCAGTATTCCTGAAGAAGGGAAAAATGCAGTTATGCAGCTCATCATGTTTTTAAGCGCTCTAAAACCTTGTATAAAAAGCAAGTTTGTAAATTTTATCGCTGACAAGATAGGTATGGACAACCATGGTACATTGATAGGATTGGATTTACAGGATGAGATATCTGGGAACCTTACTTTAAATCCTGCGTTGATAGATTTAGATGATGATAGGGCTATATTGACTATCAATATAAGATATCCTGTTACTTATTCTAAAGATGAAATATTGATGAGGTTGTTGGATGCTACACAAGCTTATAATATAGATATTGAAACAACCAGTCATATGAAATCCCATTATGTGCCTGAGGATTCTATATTAGTAAAAACCTTAGTTGATGTATATAATTCCAGTATGAACAGTAAGTTGACACCATTATCAACAGGTGGAGGTACATATGCAAGGGCTTTAGAGAATGCTGTAGCCTTTGGTCCGTCATTCCCACATACTCCCAAACTTGCCCATCAAAAGGATGAATATGTGGATATAGATGATTTGATAAAGAGCTGCAAAATCTATGTTAGGGCATTACACAAACTTTGTAAACAATAGATATCTGATATTTTAGGGGGATAAAATGTTTGTTTGTATATGTACTATAAAATTACATGTTTATAGCTCACACTCGTTAAAAGATAAGAGAAGTGTAATAAAGAGTATAATTCAAAGAGTTAAATGCAAATTCAACGTATCCATAGCAGAAATTGATTATTTGGATATTTTGACAAAGTCGGAAATTGGAATAGCATGTGTAGGTAATAGCGCAACGAGATGTAGTGCAGCTATGGACAGAGTTATAGATTTTGTTGAAAATGATTTACGTATAGAAATAATAGATATAAATAAGGAAATACTATAAATAACTTAAGGGATTCCTTTTACGGAATCCCTTATAAAAAATTTATAGTAAAAAAAGGAGGGAGTAAAATGAAAAAAATTTAGTATTATGTTAGTATTGCTTGTTGGTTGTGGTTGTAACTTTTACAACTATATTATAAGGCTTATCTAGCATTAAGTAAAGGGGTATATCCGAAATTTATAATTTTGGAATAAATTTTGCTAGTGAAATATAGTAAATATGTACAAAAAATATTTGTAATCATAGATTTATATAAATACGATGGTATAAAAACTTGTAAAAACAGGCAGATTATAAGTGGAGGTGATTAAAATGGCAGATGAACAGGGACAAAAAACAGAAAACAAGGGAACAGGATTGCTAGGGATTATAATAAGGTTTATTATTGCCGCGATAGTGTTGTTGATCACATCTTATTTAGTGCCTGGATTTGATAGAATGACTTTTGGTACGGCTTTAGTGGCGGCTATAGTCATATCGCTTTTAGATTACGCTATAAATAGATTGTTTAAATTTGATGCCTCTCCATTCGGAAGGGGCATAGTAGGTTTTTTAGTTTCTGCTCTGATAATCTATTTAAGCCAATTTATCATTCCAGGCATGGAGGTTACAGCATTAGGAGCAATTATTGCTGCCTTTGTAATAGGAATTTTTGACATGATAATTCCTATTGATGTAATGTAAAGACCGGATTTTCTAAATCTGGTCTTTTTTATTTACACAGTTGTTGGCTATACATTATAATAAAGATTAAGGTTGGAACGGGAAACTTTGACCTAATAGTCCATAATACAAGGCAGGTGTGGTGTATAAATGTCTCGAAAGACAAAAAAAGATATGATTTTATATATTTTTGATAAATATCATTTGAAGGAAGCTAGTATAGAAGAGATAGACTTGATAAATGATAAACTGACCATATATTTAGGCAGAGGAGGTAAAACGTCCAGAGGATATATAGCAGATGTATTGAAAGACGATGGGAAATGTGTAACATATGAACCTTCATATGGTCGGCTGGAAGGCGAATATAATGATGTATTTAAAAATATTCTTAAGTTTAAGACTGTAGACCAGGCTAAAGAGACTATCAGAAATCTTGACAGTCTTTATAGAATGTATAAAAAGCATGGGGATGACAAAGGTATTGAATTGTGTGAATGGCATGCTTTGAAGGGTTGGCAGATGTCCCAAGCTATCAGCATGAAAAAGAGTGTAGACATATATATCAGGCAAGAAAAACGTCAGATATCCGAGTATTTTTTAAAATGGTATAACAATCATGATTTATCTTTCACAGAAACACCAGGCCAGTAAAAAATGGTATCATGTCGCTATTTATAAGAAGTTTAACAATTACTTAACAATTTCTTAATATTCTTTAATGAATAGTAAACAATCCTCTTTTAGCTTGTTTTTAAGATTTGATAAAAACTAAAAAATAAGTAAAATACTATTATGTAAACCAATAAGCTGGGAGGGGTACTATTGAAGTTTAATTTGAAGAAAATATCTATTGTCCTTGTAATAATTCTTGCAACTGTTTTTGTGATAAATACAATGGCCAATGATGTATATGCAGCAGGATTATTGAAAGTCGGAAGTAGGGGAGAACAGGTAGCAAAGTTACAAAAGACTTTAAAAGGTAAAGGATATTATAGATATGCCAATATTACCGGATATTATGGAAATATAACTCGGGATGCTGTTATTAAGTTTCAGAGAGATTGCAAGATATCAGCAGATGGTATTGCAGGTCCTGTCACCTTAGGAAGGTTGTACGGCACAGGTAGTGTTCTAAAGAACGGTGACTCAGGCTGGAAGGTAACTCAGCTCCAGCAACAATTAAAAAAAGCAGGGTTTTTTAATAGTAAGGTCACAGGATACTATGGTGATCTAACTCAAGATTCGGTTAAGAGATTTCAATGGAACTACGGTTTATCAGTGGACGGAATAGCAGGTCAGAATACTTTGAGCAGGTTAAATAAGTATGATGGTGATATATATTGGCTTGCTAGAATAATACATGCAGAATCTTCAGGAGAAAGTTACTCAGGCAAGCTTGCGGTGGGTAACGTGGTGATGAACAGGGTAAGATCTGGTAAATTTCCTAATACGGTATATGGTGTTATTTTTGAGTATTATAAAGGTATACCTCAGTTTAGTCCGGTTGCAAACGGTACTATATATAATAATCCGTCGTCTGAAAGCTATAGGGCGGCAAGGGAAGCATATAGCGGCAATAATATAGTTGGTTCTGCACTTTATTTCTTTAATTCAGGCAAAGCGGTAGGACGATGGATTACAAGCAGCAGAAAATTTGCAGGCCATATAGGAAATCATACTTTTTATTATTAATCGCTGGGAGGACCTCTTTAAAGGGGTCCTTTTTTTCTGATTAGAGGTTTTGCGTGTTTCTATTTAGTTATTTAAAGTATATAATAATAGATATACTAGTACATTATAAAAACTTGAATCATTGAAGGAGGATTTGATGCATAAAACGTGTAAGATACTAGGCTTTGGCCTGATTGTTGGACTTTTAGGATATGGTGTATATAAAGTGATAAGGCATAAGATGTGTTGTCAAAAGGAGCAAAGCTGGATAATTGAAAGGACTAAATATGGTAATATAATATATAAAGAGCAATATTGATTATTTTAACCAATATGCTTATAGGCAATGGATGATAATAAAAAGCATACAGGAGGATAAAAAAATATGATTTTAATTAAAAATGCCAAAATATTAACTATGGCCGGGAAGGATTATGATAACGCCGATATTTTAATTGAAAACAAAAAAATAAAAAAGGTAGCACAAAACATCGATGCAGAAGGGGATGTTATCAAGATTGATTGTACAGGCAAGTATGTTATGCCTGGAATGGTAGATGCGCACTGCCATATCGGTATGTGGGAAGATGCTATAGGATTTGAAGGGGCGGATGGAAACGAGGGTACTGACCCTGTTACCCCTCATTTGAGGGCGATAGATGGTGTAAATCCTATTGATAGGTGTTTTGAGGAAGCGAGAGAAAATGGTGTTACTACGGTAGTAACAGGACCGGGTAGCGCTAATGTTATAGGAGGACAATTTGCAGCCCTTAAGACTGTAGGTAAAAGTGTGGAGGATATGGTTATAAAAGAACCGGTTGCCTTGAAAGTTGCTTTTGGGGAGAACCCTAAAAGTGTATACAGCAAGCAGAAAAAAGCGCCTAGCACCAGGATGGCGACTGCTGCTATTTTAAGAGAAACTTTGATAAAAGCAATGGAATACAAGGGAAAAATTGAAAGCTCCAAACGTGATGGTGACAAAAAGCCTGAAAGAGATTTAAAGTTGGAAGTACTTGTTAAGGTTTTAAATGGTGAGATACCTTTGAAGGCACATGCCCATAGGGCAGATGATATACTTACTGCTATCAGGATAGCAAGGGAGTTTAATGTGAACATCACTATAGATCATTGTACTGAAGGACACAAAATAGTAGATTATCTTATAGAGGCAGATGTCCCTGTTATAGTAGGACCTACTTTAAGTGAGAGATCAAAGTATGAATTAAAAGAGCTGAACTTTAAAACTCCTGGTATTTTATCCAAAGCAGGTCTTGACGTTGCTTTAATGACTGATCATCCGGTAATACCCATACAATATCTTCCCGTATGTGCAGCTCTTGCTGTTAGAGAAGGCATGGATGAGCAACAAGCATTGAAAGCAATAACAATAAATCCTGCCAAGATAATAGGCCTTGATGACAGAATAGGAAGCATTGAGCCAGGGAAAGATGCTGATATAGTGGTGTTAGATGGACATCCTTTGGAGTTTATCACTAAAACATATATGGTAATGATAAATGGGGATATTGTTTTTAGAAGATGAACGAATAGGAAGTGTTGATTTTGGGGGATATGGTCATATCAAACGGCAGAATATTTGACGGCAGTGATTTTATAGGACAAAGCTGTGTGGTGATCGAGAAGGGAAAAATTAAACGTGTATGTAATGATAATTTTAAATCATCGGCTCAAATTATAGATGCGGCAGGTAAAATAGTTTCACCGGGTTTTATAGATATTCACATGCATGGGATTAAGGGTAATGATTTGATGCAGGGTAATGCAACAGCAATATGTAAAATGGCATCTGAAGTTATAAAACATGGGGTCACTTCTTTTACACCGGCAACTGTCACTGCCTGTATACAGGATATTCA from Clostridia bacterium includes these protein-coding regions:
- a CDS encoding amidohydrolase, with the protein product MILIKNAKILTMAGKDYDNADILIENKKIKKVAQNIDAEGDVIKIDCTGKYVMPGMVDAHCHIGMWEDAIGFEGADGNEGTDPVTPHLRAIDGVNPIDRCFEEARENGVTTVVTGPGSANVIGGQFAALKTVGKSVEDMVIKEPVALKVAFGENPKSVYSKQKKAPSTRMATAAILRETLIKAMEYKGKIESSKRDGDKKPERDLKLEVLVKVLNGEIPLKAHAHRADDILTAIRIAREFNVNITIDHCTEGHKIVDYLIEADVPVIVGPTLSERSKYELKELNFKTPGILSKAGLDVALMTDHPVIPIQYLPVCAALAVREGMDEQQALKAITINPAKIIGLDDRIGSIEPGKDADIVVLDGHPLEFITKTYMVMINGDIVFRR
- the thiT gene encoding energy-coupled thiamine transporter ThiT gives rise to the protein MSASDYLKSVFEKFSELKPVTITILAVFVLAFIIYIISPKKEAKGYNTKMIVYAGLCIAISFVLSYLRLYRWPQGGSITPASMLPLFVFAYFFGAKAGITAGAAYGLLQLIQDPYIVHWAQVFLDYPLAFAALGIAGYFKNNLQLGIIVGGFSRFFFSFLSGVIFFGEYAPEGMNVILYSILVNLLIIGTETVICLIVSLIPQVNSMFKNLKSEI
- a CDS encoding carbohydrate ABC transporter permease; the encoded protein is MKDYDVVGRKKGVSAGHVVAVIVICLFAAFFLFPFYWMITGSFKPMASVTASSLEIFPSTLSTMNWEKLFKYPAFKWLFNSMFTAFGTMVLVCFTSAMAGYSLAKKQYPGREALFWLFVGMMTLPRQVLLVPLFTMVSKWGWLDSFEGLIFPAVGWPFGVFLMKQFSQTLPTELLEAAKIDGCSEFRTFWDIVLPLVKPGMGALAIFTFMTSWNDYFWQLVLIQSTPMKTLPLGVAGLQMEWGTDYGLLMAGGTASSLPMIVVFLAFQKYFTKGITLGAVKG
- a CDS encoding peptidoglycan-binding protein, translated to MKFNLKKISIVLVIILATVFVINTMANDVYAAGLLKVGSRGEQVAKLQKTLKGKGYYRYANITGYYGNITRDAVIKFQRDCKISADGIAGPVTLGRLYGTGSVLKNGDSGWKVTQLQQQLKKAGFFNSKVTGYYGDLTQDSVKRFQWNYGLSVDGIAGQNTLSRLNKYDGDIYWLARIIHAESSGESYSGKLAVGNVVMNRVRSGKFPNTVYGVIFEYYKGIPQFSPVANGTIYNNPSSESYRAAREAYSGNNIVGSALYFFNSGKAVGRWITSSRKFAGHIGNHTFYY
- a CDS encoding DUF503 domain-containing protein, encoding MFVCICTIKLHVYSSHSLKDKRSVIKSIIQRVKCKFNVSIAEIDYLDILTKSEIGIACVGNSATRCSAAMDRVIDFVENDLRIEIIDINKEIL
- the pepV gene encoding dipeptidase PepV; amino-acid sequence: MILDEIIERYRQDIIDHTVELVKIKSVLADAQPNMPFGEGINDALQYVLNLGSKLGFKAVNLDGYAGYIEYGKGSDLIGILVHLDVVPEGKGWTFPPFGATIHKNRIYGRGAIDDKSPAIASIFALKALMESGQDIDKRIRIIFGTNEENDWEGINYYIENEEIPSCAIVPDGDFPVINAEKGILSVRLSAREKTIFDTEIIKSINIKGGTRDNMVPDFCKCEIEMMKDCHVEQLLHKFDLFIEQTGYDMKFERDDNKAAIISHGISAHASIPEEGKNAVMQLIMFLSALKPCIKSKFVNFIADKIGMDNHGTLIGLDLQDEISGNLTLNPALIDLDDDRAILTINIRYPVTYSKDEILMRLLDATQAYNIDIETTSHMKSHYVPEDSILVKTLVDVYNSSMNSKLTPLSTGGGTYARALENAVAFGPSFPHTPKLAHQKDEYVDIDDLIKSCKIYVRALHKLCKQ
- a CDS encoding biotin transporter BioY — protein: MGIKTRDMILIAFFSALTAVGAFIKIPMYPVSITLQLFFVILSGMLLPPKHAAFSQILYIFIGLLGIPIFEKGGGISYVLQPSFGFMIGFVIASYIVSVLSSKYLNNNSSFYNTFLICLSGILACYLLGVPYLYIILKHVNGTDITFLSAVKINVIFLPGDILKAAVVALISKKITHNVSRGRLN
- a CDS encoding phage holin family protein codes for the protein MADEQGQKTENKGTGLLGIIIRFIIAAIVLLITSYLVPGFDRMTFGTALVAAIVISLLDYAINRLFKFDASPFGRGIVGFLVSALIIYLSQFIIPGMEVTALGAIIAAFVIGIFDMIIPIDVM